DNA sequence from the Nitrospirota bacterium genome:
CTTAAACTCCTGGAATCAAACCCTGGAATGACCCTTCATCAAATCGGTTTCCATATCAACGACGGACTGGATGAAAACTATACGGAACGGACCCTCCGGAGGGACTTAGAAGCGCTGCAACAGGCTGGAGTTCCCTTATTTGATGAAAAAGGAGAAGATGGTAAAACCTACTGGACAGTGCCGGATGAATATAAAAAAACGCCCATCCCTCTGACCCCATCAGAATTGTTTGCCCTGCAATGCGGGAAAAACCTTTTAAAACCGCTCGAAGGGACTTTTATTTCCGAATCCATTCGCTCGCTTTATCAAAAACTCAGCCCCAATCTCTTACCTGCGAATAAAACGACTTTTGATCAGCTTCAAAAAGATATTCATATCGCTCCTTCTTACTCTAAAGAATTTCAAGATAATGGTCAATTCATTGAGATCATCAAAGAAGCGTTGGAAGAAAACAAAGTCATTAACATGTCCTATACCCCCTTAAGGACCAATCGGCCATTGAAGAAAAAAATAAATCCTTACGGTCTCTGGTACCAAAACGGAATTTTTTATCTGATTGGCTATTGCCATCAACAAAAAGATTTTAGAACCTATGTCGTTGACCGGATTAAATCAATTAAAATGACCGATGAAGTTTTTACACCTGATCTTTATTTTAAGGTCGATGAGTATTTTAAAGATGCCTTTGGCGTGTTTCGCGGA
Encoded proteins:
- a CDS encoding WYL domain-containing protein yields the protein MPRNHQASRQLIILKLLESNPGMTLHQIGFHINDGLDENYTERTLRRDLEALQQAGVPLFDEKGEDGKTYWTVPDEYKKTPIPLTPSELFALQCGKNLLKPLEGTFISESIRSLYQKLSPNLLPANKTTFDQLQKDIHIAPSYSKEFQDNGQFIEIIKEALEENKVINMSYTPLRTNRPLKKKINPYGLWYQNGIFYLIGYCHQQKDFRTYVVDRIKSIKMTDEVFTPDLYFKVDEYFKDAFGVFRGKPESVELVFDKPASKWVRERRWHSSQELASLPGDQIKLRFRVAVTPELIQWVLGFGSQVEVIQPENLRKTIQKEAWKLMKQYGMTLLSTTPKLSGKSREIPSKKSSVR